One Paracoccus pantotrophus genomic window, ATGATCCGCGCGGCTGCGGCCTGTCGGACCGGCATGTCGCCGACCTTTCGGTCGAGGCGTGGCATGCGGACATGGAGGCGGTGGCCGCATCGATCGAGGAGCCGCGCTTCGTGCTGCTGGGGCTGTCGCAGGGCGGTGCGCTTGCCATCACCTATGCCCTGCGCCACCCCGAGCGCGTCTCGCATCTGGTACTCCTGAACGCCTATGCCCAGGGCAGGCGGATCCGGGCGCGGACCGAGGCTGAACTGCTGGAGGCCGAGACGCTGGTCAATTTCGTGCGCATCGGCTGGGGGCGCGACAATCCGGCCTTCTGCCGGTTCTTCACCAATCTGTTCATCCCCGACGGAACGCCCGAGCAGCATCGCTGGTGGGGCGATCTCGAACGGACCACGGCAAGCGCCGAGGTCGCCGCCGAGCTGCTGTCGCAGATGCAGGGGATCGACGTGTCGGACCTTGCGGGAAAGCTGCGCCTGCCCACGCTGATCGCGCATTGCCGCGGCGACATGCGCGTGCCCTTCGACGAAGGCTGCCGGCTTGCTGCCGCGATTCCGGGCGCGCGCTTCGTGCCGCTGGAGAGCAAGAACCATGTCCTCCTGCCGGAGGAACCGGCCTGGGCCGTGTTCCACGCCGAACTTGCCGCCTTTCTCGGGCAGGACCGGCGCGTGCTGCCGCGCGCGCTCCGCGAGGCGGGGCTGACACCGGCCGAGTCTGCCCTGCTGGACCTCGTTGCCGAGGGGCTCGACAATCGGGCAATCGCGGAACGCCTGGGCAAGAGCGTGAAGACGGTGCGCAACCAGCTGTCGGTGATCTTCAGCAAGCTCGGGGTGCACAGCCGGTCGCAGGCGATCGTCATCGCCCTGTCCGGCCGAGAGGCCGGCTGACGCCCGGATCGTTCAAGCGGGACATCTGGCCCCTGTCTGGCCGGATTTTCCTGTCCGTGCGGGACCGCGGCCTCATGCGCATGGCCAGGGTGCGGCGCATTCTTGGGTGATCGGGCGCAAAGCGCCGCCCGAAGACAAGGAGGAGACCCGACATGACACAACCCGACGAAACCATCCTCAACGAACTCGTCACCCGCGTCCTCGGCGATCTGGGCGGCGCGGTCAGCGTGCCGCTGGTGCGGATCGGAGACGCGCTCGACCTCTACCGCACCCTGGCCCGGATCGGGCCGGTGGATGCCGACGCGCTGGCCGAGGCGGCCGGATGCGCGCCGCGCTATCTGCGCGAGTGGCTGGCGGCGCAGGCGGCCTCGGGCTATGTACACCATGAGGCCGGGCGGTTCTCGCTGACGCCCGAGCAGGCGCTGGTCTTTGCCGAACCCGACAGTCCGGTCAACCTGATCGGCGCCTTCGATACCGCCGCGGCCATGGCCGAGAACCAGGCCAAGGTGCAGGCGGCCTTCACGACCGGCCGCGGCGTGGCCTGGGGCGATCAGGCCGGCTGCATGTTCTGCGCGGTGGCGCGGCTGTTCCGGCCGGGCTATGTGAACGCGCTGGTGCAGGACTGGCTGCCGGCGCTGGACGGGGTTCTGGACAAGCTGAAGGCGGGTGCGGCGGTGGCCGATGTGGGCTGCGGCCACGGGCTCTCGACGATCCTGATGGCGCAGGCGTTCCCGGCATCCCGGTTCACCGGCTACGATTTCCATCCGGCGTCGATCGCCGCCGCGACCGCGCATGCCCGGGCGCACGGGTTGCCCAACCTGCGTTTCGAGGTCGGCCGGGCACAGGATTTCGACGGAGGCGGGTTCGACCTGATCACCTGCTTCGACTGCCTGCACGACATGGGCGATCCCGAGGCCGCGGCGGCGCATATCAGGCGGGCGCTGAAGGACGACGGCACCTGGATGGTGGTCGAGCCGATGGCCGGGGACAGGCTGGAGGACAATCTCAACCCGGTCGGGCGGCTTTACTATTCGGCCTCGACGATGATCTGCGTTCCCACCTCGCTGGCGCAAGAGACCGGGCTCGCGCTCGGCGCGCAGGCGGGGGAGAGGCGGCTGGCCGAGGTGATCCGGTCGGGCGGCTTCACCCGCGTCCGGCGGGCCGCCCAGACCCCGCTCAACATGGTGCTCGAA contains:
- a CDS encoding class I SAM-dependent methyltransferase; translation: MTQPDETILNELVTRVLGDLGGAVSVPLVRIGDALDLYRTLARIGPVDADALAEAAGCAPRYLREWLAAQAASGYVHHEAGRFSLTPEQALVFAEPDSPVNLIGAFDTAAAMAENQAKVQAAFTTGRGVAWGDQAGCMFCAVARLFRPGYVNALVQDWLPALDGVLDKLKAGAAVADVGCGHGLSTILMAQAFPASRFTGYDFHPASIAAATAHARAHGLPNLRFEVGRAQDFDGGGFDLITCFDCLHDMGDPEAAAAHIRRALKDDGTWMVVEPMAGDRLEDNLNPVGRLYYSASTMICVPTSLAQETGLALGAQAGERRLAEVIRSGGFTRVRRAAQTPLNMVLEAT
- a CDS encoding alpha/beta fold hydrolase — its product is MKLSQSIRFCTSADGTRIAVASCGNGPVILRAAHWLSHVDYDLESPVWRPWLQALSVRNRFVRYDPRGCGLSDRHVADLSVEAWHADMEAVAASIEEPRFVLLGLSQGGALAITYALRHPERVSHLVLLNAYAQGRRIRARTEAELLEAETLVNFVRIGWGRDNPAFCRFFTNLFIPDGTPEQHRWWGDLERTTASAEVAAELLSQMQGIDVSDLAGKLRLPTLIAHCRGDMRVPFDEGCRLAAAIPGARFVPLESKNHVLLPEEPAWAVFHAELAAFLGQDRRVLPRALREAGLTPAESALLDLVAEGLDNRAIAERLGKSVKTVRNQLSVIFSKLGVHSRSQAIVIALSGREAG